TGGAGCCGTATACCGTACTAAAGTCATAAATAAGTGAAGAACATCAAACAATGTATACCAAGCCGTAATtggttaaatttttgtatcagCCTAGTTAGGgaactaaattataacaaaagcacttttttttgtcttaaatagTCTTAATAATTGAGAAGCTCATGGTAAACTTCAACCTTGATCGGCTGTACTTTAATagcatattattaattttgccaCAAATTTCATCAATATAATATCGGTTATAAAGTCTATACCagtttttgaatttgaaaaattaattgcatttaataattcaattttctGAAGGTATCGGCTCTATATCCTAGCACACTGATTGCGAGTGCAAGTATCCCAGCGCGTGTCAAATTGCGCCGCGCCCACACGCGCTTGCGCATCAGAACGCAAAACTTCTTGGATATCATATTATGTCAATAGGGATACAttccaaagaaaaaatttatgaatatatgtattgttcataatctataaataactcACTTCACAAAAATCACATTTACTTATGGACCTGAGTTTGCTGTAAAAATTCACCTACATACTAATTTTGACTATCAGTAATTTTCACTCCGTAAAGAAGAATATGTTCATTTAACTTGCAAAAAATCTACCCAAAAAACGACCaaccaatataaaaaaaattacatgttatTAAGATTACATTTGTAAATCCGATACTAAGAACACATTTTCTTCCCCTAAAAAACTTGAAACTTATATTCAttcaatttaacaataatgttaCAGTTTCTAAGTAACTGAAAATCTGCGTCATAATAAAACGAATTCAAGCTCACGGGCATTGAAAATACTGTCTGTGGCTGTGTGCGTGCCATTCATGATTTTCCCAGAAAGGAGACTGGGGGTGAGAGCTTCGGGGGAGACGGCTGGTTAGGGGTCGCCTCCTCGTTTATGAATGAGGGCACGCGTCATTGATATCGATCGCGGAACGGCCCCAGCTAAGGTTAACATACAAGGGCAGCGTTCAACAGGTGGCTACTTCACGCACGCCCTGCTTTCCGCAAAACAACTTAAATACTTTACTAATGACGTCATCGATAACGTTTGACGCCATATCATATCATCAGATTCTATCACTATCATCACAACTTTATCATAATCTTGGCAATGCAATAACGGCTGAGTTTACGTAAGCATCGAGTGAAATGACTGTGAGTGGCGAAATAATTGAAGTTTAATTATTCAGTGTTACTTTTTTACGAATATTGAGATATATACTCAATactgtaatgtttattatttaaagttatttaatagtaacaaaatGTTGAAGCTACACTCGTACCTATAATACGAATAACCCACAAATATTACACGAATAGCTTATTAACTGagattatataattgtgtttatttgaGTGAAGTACTGGTCACAtgcttaaagtattaaaacagttgtacgatatttaaaagacattttgaaatgaaggtttttagtatattttattatttgcaaatcatttttttagaGATAGTTAGCATGTATCGAGTTTTTACAATAaccacattataataataaatgatataaaaaattacagtctttttataaaaaaaataagttttagttTCCAAACAGATGAAACACCAGCACCAGACGgcacaaaaattaattgaattgttCATGAGTAGTGTCGATCATATGTTCGGGAAAATTTAGTGAAAAGTCAACAGTGCTGTGCGTCACGCGCTCAATGGAGGGTGGCAGGGTGGTTGTGACGTCATCGACACCACCAGTCCCCCTCACTCCTCCTCCGCAATCCTCCGAGCAGCCAACTTCGTTgtgatttgtaataattaagaatattatttaaagatataaaccTACACATAAGTCTACAATTACTTTCCAAGTCTGCGAAGATGCTGGTCGGTAATGTCTCAATTTTAGCCATGTTAAGGAGgtttaaatgttgtttttcaTTTCTGTAACTACACTATTCGAGTGAGTCTGAAATTTAACGATGCGTTCGTCGGTGCCAGTTGAAAACCTATACAGAGCTTGCATCGAAAAGACAAAGAATTCTATTATGAAGACGCattgattaataaaagtatatgtcTGTACCGAGATAAACATTTCGCTTCGCAGACGTCAGTTATGAATCTGCGTGAAATTTGATTTTTCGAGTGCTGTTGTAATTATAACGGTGACATGGTGTGACGTGCGAAGTGGCGTGTGCCAACATTGTTATGAGATGAGCTCGGTTTATTTTACATCAACCGTCACAAAACCAGTGATATTTCCATGTGatcgaaaatatataaaaattgaaaccatttaaaattaacctaATATGTTATTGATTATGTTggttgtacaaaaatatagattcATGTATAAAGAATCTATCAAATagaatatttgattaacacATACGAATATATACTCTAGTTAGTGtaagaaaatgttatacataaatcattttgaattttcgcCGTAGGAACGAGTCAGTGTTAGTTTATTGCTTGCTGTTGATAGTTCTATTTACAGAACGCTGCATCGTCACCTAGAATTACATCTACAAGTTATTTTTAGTCTCTGAAACTTTGAAAAACTACATGATGATCTTTTAAAGTCTGAAAACCAAAGCTCATATTGAATAGGGCTagcatagaaatattatataggaaaatttaataaacttttataagttacgtcgcataattaaatatgtcgaATAAGGATCACTTATTTAATCATTTCACTTGGCTATTGCTTCAAAAATTGAATTtcttatatcttataaaaagatatattcttCTTATCTTGTTATAAGActcatattgaatttattatgatattccATACGTTAGAACTGAAGACAAAACCAATTAACATACTTGTATTTGCATACAAAGGAAGTTGTTTTCACCATGGTATTATTAGTCAGACTATTACGAGACGTATCTTATgccaaaagatttaaaaatctttcgaggatattcattgaaaaaaaaattattatatttagtttctgATTCGACTCTTCGACAAACAACGTTGctgattaaaatgttatattttgaaagcTAGAAgtatatctaataaatatttttccattatcCAAAGTATCTTTGCAGACAGTAAGTTCCTTGTACATTGTGATAACAAAAACcttttatgtcattttgtatgtaatataaaagctTACTGAATTAATTTGTACACCACATTATTACTATAGAGTAATTATGTGAAAGCATGTGTAGAATGTTTTACACTAGCCAGTCCCACGCCGGCTCGTGGGACTTTATCAGCTGTCCAATACAATAACGTTGAGAACGTCCTACGACACTATTAAATTGCATCTTTGTCAACTCATTCACACATATTCAACATACAGAAGACCGTACAAATGGTAGGGCACAACGTTTTTCCATTGTAATCATCTAGTAACGTCAGAGATAAAAATGATTCACATAAATAAAGCATTGCCAATTAATTACCTGTAACAGATATTAAACACGTCAGTAAAAGCTCCATTGCAAATAAATTGCGAAGCAATGACGTCTGTTAGAAGATCAACAACTCACAGTGATGAAACATTCACGCGATAGAAATAGACAAGGGATATTATGATAACAGGCTGAAATAGAACCCCGCCTCCCAAGTCCGAACCAAAAGCAGTCAAGTTAATTATAGAAAGATCTCGACGGAGACGTTTTCATACTATGATTCACCTGCTGAAAACTCGATTGTTCGCATTTTACGTCAAACGTTTTGCGTGGTGTTTACTAGCGGGATCGTCAGCTGACGGCCAGGAATAGCCCTGACATCGCGGCCACGCTATGCGCCTGCGCCCGCGCACCCGCAAATAGCGCGCTATAATTAGACAGCGGTGAAATCGTgggtttgttatttttctttatcgtCTCCGTTACGTGATAATTGGGTTAGTGGCTGCATGTGGGCCCGAACGGCGTCGGCGTGTCTCGACCACAGCAAACAGGCCGTTGTCCTTACAATACTTGCATAATAACATCCAGCCTTCCTTATTACGTGTATTATATAAGCGATTTGGACTCGTGATAATTAAACTTCATTATAAGTTCGTtcacattatatatagatattctttagtttttatttggaatctgaattattttaaaattattatattaaattatattacattaaattgcGGAGGCATTTGTAATGCAATTGTGATTTATGAACAAATTGTCAATATCGCTACGTTCCGTTTCAACCCAGTTCTGTCTAGATTTTTCCTTTTAAGTCTCTGTAACATGTCCCTGAGGCAGGTACGaatgaaatagtttaaatcaagagtGCCTATTGGTAAGTGGGCGCCCACTCACTAATATCAAGTAGATAATTGCAATGCTGACACAATCCTCCAATTAGTAACTGAGACAATCATTACTGTACACCGAATGTACCTGTACATCAACCCACACACTCCGACACATGTATTTGTACAAACAGGGAAACTTCACGAGCACTAGATGCAAAATGAATATTCCGGGTAGTCGTAAACTCGCTTTTATTGGCTGTTAACATATGTAGGCTTCTTGTATAAGGCTTAACCGAACtcatatcattttaatgttaaagttataatatcaattaaatcaatttacatatgatttttttataaatattattgcaaaattaattCAGATCCTACTGCGGGtagaacaaaaacaaaatttttagtagTTTCTTTGGCAACTTCACGAAAAccatacataatttaattattgtctaGTAACAAAGCTTATGAACGCTGATATAGTTACGAACAAAGCCTTAACTCAAATATCACTCATACAACaaattttctgaaataaattcttctatcaaacacacaaaaaacggaatatttaataataaagtctcTATGTTCGTTTTTACTAAGTAGGTACCTTTTTTTACaagtcttaatattaaaaaaatatatttttataaatatttaaacaaaaaaaaatgccataaaataaaataagatgaaaaataaatttcctttttgagataaatgtatatttatttatcagaaCATTAATTTCCCTTAATGAAGTTAAAGTTGCAATAATTATtaggtaattaatataacggcACGTGTTAATAAACGGCGATACAATCCCGTTCAAAAGCCAGCGCGTCAAACGTAAAACTCCAAGGTACAAGGTAAAAGGTTGTAAGGCTTTAGCGGACGCGAGAGCGGTCGGAGCGCGTGTCTACGAGTAGCGAGAGGGGGCCCGGGGGGTACGGGGGGTCCAGGGGGGATGGTAGAGGCGCGGGCGGTGGGCGGCGACGGTCGGTGACGTCAGCAGGGGGAGATAGAGCCGTTCTATTGGTGGAGGTGCGCGCGCCGCTACCGAATATGGGACCGCTGCTCCATTGATAAAACACGGCTGCGGGGTCGCGCGGCGCCAGTCCCTTTCGTACCGGCGGCGCGAGAGGCCGTATTCAAGCTGGCGTTGTTTGTGATTCCACTCGGCCCGTGGGCTGAGGAGCAGGTGGTTCCGGACGGGATGGGCGCCGATGGAGACCCACCGACCGGGCCTCACCTCCTCTCGCTGGCGGACGTCGGGGCGCTGGGCTTCGACTGCGCTCTGAAGCCGGTGACCGCGCCTATGACAGGCGGCGCTCCGGCCGATCTCAACACACCCGTGTCCACATCGGAACTTCCCGCTTTCTTCCCGAGCCTGCTCGAGCCTCCTCCGATATCAGGTGCGTCGACGCACGTCACTCGGACCGAGGAGCACCCGCAGGCGGCGTGCCCCGCCGTTTGCGACCGATAGcgttgtaaataaacattgcaTTTGCACCAAACACAAATCGCACCGTTTAGTTCACTTGTGTTATATTCGTTAAgtgtttttcatataacagAAAGTTCGACGtctcgtaataaaataatcacaaacgTATGTCTCTGTTCCTGTATATTCAGTGATGTAAACTTCAGTGAAACTGAAAGTTCGCTCGTGCCGTGCGACGGATCGATACGAATTGTTGAATGAATGGTTTCATTGTGAATTTCTACCGGCTCGTTGTATAGATATCGGCATGTTAAAGTTATGTGACGGTTAACGCGTTTTacgatataaaagtttaatgttaaagtgagaaatttttatgtgtaaatGATACGgtaaatatgaaacaacttACATGACAAAAAGTATTgacatatttagtttttataatagattaaataaaacaatttaatatatcgtaatatttctaaaaacgaACATATCTAATAATTAACGTGTACTTTCttgtacaattaaaaaagacttatgtcaaaaaaactctctcgttaaattttatattatcaattgaCATATGCACAAGtagagtttaaaaatatctttataggtatattcaaatattaatacacgattgaaataatataacataaataaaggaTAAAGTACACATTTTTTAGGTAACGGTCGCCATAGAACGTGTCAGATAGACATATCAGCATCCGTCGCTTATCACCGGCTACATCCGTACTTTGTTACAAAACACgctaaatatttcatacacatTGCAATCATACACTTATTAGAAAtcacataacattaaaaacttacgAAAACACGCCATGGCTTATAAAGGCTGTTCGGAATTTACTTAATTAGTCCCCTTCAAAATatgactattttattattttacaactctattaaaattatttattttataatattttgaataagtttcgattataattaaattttttgacgtcttatcttaaatatctttaaaattatttttattgttcaaacgtcgaaaaaatatatattacttaaagaaatgtttttataggaTAATTcacattttcattcaaatgtttattaaaataattcaatgccACAATTAAAAACTGAATCAGTATTATccatttcagtaaatttttaatttatattagatttcttttttacAGGTACTTTACCAGGCGATGAGTTACTGGGGTGCTCCCCTCGTCGTCACAAGCACGAAGCGTCTTTGTCACCGGGAGCGAGGGCTGAGGACGCTAGCAATGCCTCTAGTGCTAGCGCCTCTCTATACGGACCGCCGATGGGCGGCAAAAGAGCTCCCTCACCACCACTACAATGGTTGCTACCATCTGGACCCGGTCCCGGCAGCGTCGATAAATACTTCCAACAAGAATACGAGGAACGCGTCGAGCTTCTACCGCCCGAATGTCAGCCTTCTTACTGTACAGCACCGCAGCAATGCCAGCCGCAGCACTGCGACTACAGACCCCAACCTCCACCACAACCCCAACACTCGTGGGAGACGCAGGAGTACGCGAGCGTGCCGCAGCCAACACCGGGTCCCTCCGGAGTCCCCAAAAGAGAACCCTATCCAAACACGACAGGCGACAGACCCGTGCAACTAGCAGAATACAACCCGTCCACGAGCAAAGGCCATGAGATATTATCTCAAGTGTATCAACAGAGCGCTCAACCATTGCGTCTAGTCGCCGTCAAACCTCGCAAGTATCCCAACCGTCCGAGTAAAACACCCGTACATGAAAGGCCCTATGCCTGTCCAGTGGACGAGTGTGATCGCAGGTTTTCGAGATCAGACGAGCTGACAAGGCACATACGCATACACACAGGACAAAAACCGTTCCAGTGTCGTATCTGCATGCGCTCGTTCAGTCGATCGGATCATTTGACGACACATGTCAGAACTCACACAGGGGAGAAGCCGTTTGCGTGCGACGTGTGCGGTCGTAAGTTCGCGAGGTCTGATGAGAAGAAGCGTCACGCGAAGGTTCACCTTAAGCAGCGTCTCAAACGCGAGCGGGGCAGTGGACCGGCTCACCCACACGCGCCGCTCTAGCCCGATCATCCTTCGTCATCCGATGTTCCGGATGACTGAACTGTTAATTACTTTCACGttgaagttattaaataatttcatcgCATAGGTGTAAAAGAAATTGTCTTTAACGAAGCTTTATTAActctatatttgtaaattcactgtaatttacatataaatatatatatctatatatatatatatatatacatacctatatatatctttttatacgTATTTGTAATGACTAAGCTAGGGACGGTCGGTTtggtgtatttattttaatgagatagAATAATTGAATGAACTAGACTGGGATCAAATATAGATATGAATCAGTGTGGCCTAAAGAGTCGAAAGCGACGGAAGATTTCGTGGCTGCGTCTCCCGATCTACTCGGCGTAGAGCTAACACATATCTTTCTGTCTGACTATCTTTTAGCTTATTGTTACAGATATTTCTCTGGTAGTTATCGAACGAGAGGTCAAGTTCGTGTATGTGAATAAGAAGGTGATCGTTGAGAAGTGATATATAATAGGCCTattcgcaaaaaaaaatcagttcaGATCTTGTTTGCCACACTTTAATATAGGTTATACAAATATCGAAAGTAGATAGGTGttgtttactattaaaatattttctattgatgTTAAATTACAAAGTGGCAAACATTATCCGACTACTTCTTGCGTATATTAGtagaaatgtaatatatatgtaatattcttatacTTGACAAACTAACGTGAAATTGTGCCATTCGTTTAACTTTACCACGTGCCACGGcaatttgtttaattctaAGTGTAACACGACTGCTGATTaagtgataattattattataaatattttatttcgtttttaatatttctagtCGAAAATATGGGTGT
This genomic window from Danaus plexippus chromosome 14, MEX_DaPlex, whole genome shotgun sequence contains:
- the LOC116769516 gene encoding early growth response protein 3 isoform X1, which codes for MLSVIAMRRPEDEELGGRGDGEEFVDYTQMQLLVEAGPSGLHYGGPAPPLAQPQPYIQGPPTTATTTSTSASVDDLFALYFTPTTHGENQLDFFFTGTLPGDELLGCSPRRHKHEASLSPGARAEDASNASSASASLYGPPMGGKRAPSPPLQWLLPSGPGPGSVDKYFQQEYEERVELLPPECQPSYCTAPQQCQPQHCDYRPQPPPQPQHSWETQEYASVPQPTPGPSGVPKREPYPNTTGDRPVQLAEYNPSTSKGHEILSQVYQQSAQPLRLVAVKPRKYPNRPSKTPVHERPYACPVDECDRRFSRSDELTRHIRIHTGQKPFQCRICMRSFSRSDHLTTHVRTHTGEKPFACDVCGRKFARSDEKKRHAKVHLKQRLKRERGSGPAHPHAPL
- the LOC116769516 gene encoding early growth response protein 3 isoform X3 yields the protein MGADGDPPTGPHLLSLADVGALGFDCALKPVTAPMTGGAPADLNTPVSTSELPAFFPSLLEPPPISGTLPGDELLGCSPRRHKHEASLSPGARAEDASNASSASASLYGPPMGGKRAPSPPLQWLLPSGPGPGSVDKYFQQEYEERVELLPPECQPSYCTAPQQCQPQHCDYRPQPPPQPQHSWETQEYASVPQPTPGPSGVPKREPYPNTTGDRPVQLAEYNPSTSKGHEILSQVYQQSAQPLRLVAVKPRKYPNRPSKTPVHERPYACPVDECDRRFSRSDELTRHIRIHTGQKPFQCRICMRSFSRSDHLTTHVRTHTGEKPFACDVCGRKFARSDEKKRHAKVHLKQRLKRERGSGPAHPHAPL
- the LOC116769516 gene encoding early growth response protein 3 isoform X2, yielding MLSVIAMRRPEDEELGGRGDGEEFVDYTQMQLLVEAGPSGLHYGGPAPPLAQPQPYIQGPPTTATTTSTSASVDDLFALYFTPTTHGENQLGTLPGDELLGCSPRRHKHEASLSPGARAEDASNASSASASLYGPPMGGKRAPSPPLQWLLPSGPGPGSVDKYFQQEYEERVELLPPECQPSYCTAPQQCQPQHCDYRPQPPPQPQHSWETQEYASVPQPTPGPSGVPKREPYPNTTGDRPVQLAEYNPSTSKGHEILSQVYQQSAQPLRLVAVKPRKYPNRPSKTPVHERPYACPVDECDRRFSRSDELTRHIRIHTGQKPFQCRICMRSFSRSDHLTTHVRTHTGEKPFACDVCGRKFARSDEKKRHAKVHLKQRLKRERGSGPAHPHAPL